A region from the Benincasa hispida cultivar B227 chromosome 8, ASM972705v1, whole genome shotgun sequence genome encodes:
- the LOC120083527 gene encoding RING-H2 finger protein ATL46-like has protein sequence MTRFSNEMKQKDGYLTYPSPLSPFDGSTDPKSNDSTLSSSSSSSSFSSISPILLLVIVILAVIFFISGLLHLLVRFLLKRSSPSIYQSNRYPERPGSHTLQRQLQQLFRLHDSGLDQNFIDALPVFFYKDIMGLKEPFDCAVCLYEFSDQDRLRLLPICSHAFHINCIDTWLLSNSTCPLCRATLLGSNFPSENPNLNEILGQESGSHRHPENPTSGNHQKRVTTMEESTGEMRVLSVRLGKFKRINSEEEEDEEEIEEKGESSSQNNLNARRCYSMGTYQYVVGDSDLQVMKQKLNPENLRGNGDMEGKKISGRSKGESFSVSKIWQWSKKSGLQIPSSSNSQWKPEFV, from the coding sequence ATGACAAGATTTTCAAATGAAATGAAGCAGAAAGATGGTTATCTAACATACCCATCTCCTCTTTCTCCTTTTGATGGTAGCACTGatccaaaatcaaatgattctacactatcatcatcatcttcttcttcttctttcagcAGTATCAGCCCAATCCTCCTTCTAGTTATAGTAATTCTAGCagtcatcttcttcatctctgGTTTACTCCATTTGCTCGTTCGATTTCTGCTAAAAAGATCTTCCCCATCAATCTACCAATCCAATCGATACCCAGAAAGGCCTGGATCTCACACACTCCAAAGACAGCTCCAGCAGCTCTTTCGTCTTCACGATTCAGGCCTCGACCAAAACTTCATCGACGCTTTGCCAGTGTTCTTCTACAAAGATATTATGGGTTTAAAAGAGCCCTTCGATTGCGCCGTTTGTCTCTACGAATTTTCCGATCAGGACAGGCTGAGATTGCTCCCTATCTGCAGCCATGCTTTTCATATAAATTGCATAGACACATGGCTACTCTCGAACTCCACATGTCCTCTCTGCAGAGCCACCCTCTTGGGCTCTAATTTCCCTTCCGAAAACCCTAATCTcaacgagattttagggcaaGAAAGCGGTTCTCACAGACACCCAGAAAACCCAACTTCTGGAAATCATCAGAAACGAGTAACAACAATGGAGGAATCTACAGGGGAAATGAGAGTGTTGTCTGTGAGACTTGGCAAGTTCAAGAGAATAaatagtgaagaagaagaagatgaagaagaaatagaagagAAAGGAGAGAGCAGCAGCCAAAACAATTTAAACGCGAGAAGATGCTATTCAATGGGGACTTACCAATACGTTGTTGGAGATTCAGATTTACAGGTAATGAAGCAGAAATTAAACCCTGAAAATCTTCGAGGAAATGGGGATATGGAAGGGAAGAAAATCAGTGGGAGAAGTAAAGGGGAAAGTTTCTCGGTGTCGAAGATTTGGCAATGGTCGAAGAAGAGTGGATTGCAAATTCCTAGCAGCTCGAACAGTCAATGGAAGCCGGAATTCGTCTGA